Genomic window (Aquimarina sp. BL5):
ATTTGTAAATTACGGTATGAAAATTGCTGATTAAATAATTGTAAAACAAAAAGATAGAAAGATGAGGGTTTTAGTTTTTATATTTATCATAAGTGGTTTTTTTATTGGATGTAATAGTGCAAGAAAAACAATTGAACCAACTGCAAAAAGTAAAGCTTTGGAAGCAATGATTGCCAATAAGGAATTTATTATAGAATCAGATTGGATGTATCCACAACCAACATCTAGTATGAATGCAATTGCTAACAGCGGGTTACTTCCTCCTGGAAGTACAACAAATAATATTAGTCTTATAGGAAATCCGAATTCGCTAAAAGTTCATGGAGATAGTATTACATTGGATTTACCGTTTTATGGAGAAAGACGATTATCATCAGGGCAATATGGTGGAAACAATGGAGGTATTGTTTTTAAAGGAATACCAGATCGATATGAGGTAACAAAAGATGAAAAAAGACAACGGCATATAATCAAGTTTACTGTAAAAAATAATAGTGAATCTTATCAGGGGATTATTACATTATATCCTAATTGGAATAGCAATATTGTAATCAATAGTACTTACTTAACAACAGTCCAGTACAGGGGAATGGTCTCTGGGCTTGAAGCAGATGACGCTGTTGTGACAAATTAATTGTTATTTGTCAAGTTTTTTAATATATCATTTGATAAGTTAACTACTAGTTGCTTATGTCTTATATAAAGAAAAGTAAATAGACTAATCAAAGCTTAGATGCTATTCTGTAGTTCTTCAATGTCTTCAATATAAGTTTGATAAAATTCTTCTACATAGGGTCTTCTACTATTATATCCTTGCGATAAAAGTTCTTTCGATGTTTTTATAAGTGCTAAAATTTCTAAAGGTTTTTTATGAAGAGCCTTCATCGTTTTTGCTTTCCAATAAAACAGATCCGCATTTTTGTTATTTTTTATTCCTAAATCAAATTTTTCTAGTGCTTTTTCTAAATCACCCGTTTCAAAATAAGTAATACCGTAGTACATAAAAGCTCTACTTTCTATATAATTTAAATCTCCAGATTTTGACTCGTGTTCAAAAAACTTTTTGAAATATTCTTGAGCCTTTGGATATTCTTTTTTCATCATATAGGCTATACCTCTCATAAGGTCAATATTTTCGGACTGCGGATAATCTACAAAATTTGGAGTAAGCTCATCTAATTCATCAAAATCTTTGATAGCATTATCATAATCTCTATAAAAATATAAGTATAAATATCCTCGATATCCTTGCCAAGATTCTGGATCAAGTGATACAGCTTTGGCATATTTCTTCATCGTCTCTGTATTGATCCCTCTTTTTACTCTAGAAGCTCCCATTTCTCTATACGAATCAGAAAAAGTAGCATCAAGAAGTATAGCTTCCTTAATTAAAAAATGTTCTTCAGGAGAGCCTTGATTATGAGCTATTTTTAACCCTTCTATAAATTGTTTAGCATATTTTTTTTTCTCTGTTTCGTCAAATTCTTTTTTATACAATTGTGGTTGTTTACTACAAGAGGTCATCAACAACAAACTACAAAGAAAACTAAGGCAAAATATCTTGAATCTTTCCATTTTTTAAAATAAAAGTTACGTAGAAATATGAATCTCTCTTTTTGTTTCTGATGATCACTGGTTCCCATTGTTTAACATCAGCAAGAATGTCGTAGAGATGCATAACAGTCTCTTGCGAGAATTCTTTTTTATTATAGTCAAAATCTGCAGATTCATCGGTTGTAAATTTACCAGCAATGCCTTTGCAATTGATAACAAACCTAAAGGTTAAGTATCCTGATTCATTATTTAATTTTTTAGTGTCCAGTTTACTGTATATCCACTTTTTTAAATTACTTTTTCCGCCAATAAATCCTGCACGATCATTTCCTCCATTATAGTAATCCGCAATTAATTTATGAGGTAAGCAAAGTTCTAACTCCTTATCTTTATCAATGGTTTGTGCAAAATCAATATAACCAACACGTTTTATAGTATGATTAGACAATTTGTCAAATTCTGAGGGCAATAATTGCTCTACCAAAATTCTTTCTATAACATCCTTATCTGTAGTAAGAGTAGATGAATATAATCCCAAGTCTTGAACATAAATGCTACGAGAACTTAATTGTAGCGTATCACTAAATATTTTTCCAAAAGTAGTAATATTGGTAGTGTTTTGCTCTACTATTTTAGCGGGTTTGTTTTGTATAATAGTGTCTTTAACCATCGTACTAGACTGATGGATGTTCCTGGACAAAGAATCTTTATTTTTCAGACTTGTTCTATAATGGACAGTATCTTTTCCAAAGGTCGTATAAGTCATTGTTCTATCATCAGGATAGGAAGCTATTAATGTATCGGCTAAAAAATAGCGTTCATAATTAACCTCAATAAAATCTTTACCTTCAATTCTGAACTGTTTGGAAGATTGTAATTGAAAGGAAGGACTATACCTTTCTTTACGATAAATAGAATCATTAATTTTTTCAATCAAAGAATAATCAATTATAGTTTTTTTACTCTGTTGATTTTTTGGATAGATGTTTATGTAGTATTTGTTAATGATACCATTATTATCGCCATCCTGAGGTATAAAAAATCGCTCAATATTGTCTGAGCTATTATTACAGGAATAACCGATAATACATAAAAAGAATAGAAGTAATTTGTGATTCATTTAGTTGGTAATGGTTCTGGAATAAAGATAATTTAATTTTATGAATACAAAATCAAAAAAACACCAATCATAATACCAAATAGGGGGACCAATTTTTTCCTCTTATTCTTTTCTTTAAATACCAATCCACCAATAACCACGGCAATGAGTATTTGACTACGTTTTATAGCCGATAATAGCATAATTAACGCATCAGGATCTTGGAGCGCTTTAAAATAAAAATAATCTGCGGTTTGTAATAAAACACCCACTGCGATAATAGTCCAACGCCAGGTAAACTTCTTTCGCTTTTCTTTATTATTAAACCATGTTAATGATAAAATCACTAAAAGTATTAAAACAGTATACCAACAAAACCAAAATTGTAATGTTTGTGGATTTAGTGATAAACTTTGAATCAAAAATTTATCATATAAACCACTTGAAGCACCTAAAAATGTGGCTCCTATAATCGCAAATATCCATTTGTTTCTTTTAAAATTGATCCCCTCTTTTTTTCCGATTTTAGAGTATAATACTACTGAAAATATGATAAGAAAAAAACCGATCCATTGCAGCAGGTTAGGTTTTTCTTGGTAAATTAAAATGGCACCAATAAAAGTAAAAAAGGGTCCTGCAGAACGTATTGGGGTTACAATAGTTATTGGTAAATGTTTTAAAGCTTGATATGCTAAAACCCATGATGTTGTCATAATCATTGATTTTATAAAAATATATCCATGAGTTTCCCAGGAAATAGTAGTGATATGGAAGCCTATTTTTTTAGTGTATTCTGGATAATAATGAGAACCTATAAAAAATGGAAGGAGTAATAGAAACCCTGAGCTTATAGTTCCTAACAGTACAGGAAAAACCTCATTTCCTTGCACAGCGTGTTTTTTGCACAAGTTATGCAACCCTAAAAAAAGTGCAGCCAATAAACCTAAATACATCCACATGCCGCGAATATAGTTTTTTAAGTTATTTTCTAATTAAAATATAGAAATTATGTTGTAGTGTTATTCTGAATTCCTAACTGTTGTATTAGATCTAAGAAGCAATCTTAAGTTCATTTTATCTTATCTTATCTTATCTCCTATATCTTATTTAAATGTATGCCGCTGTTCTTTTGTCGAAGATGCATTTAGTAATTCATTGAATGTCCTTATGGTATTAAAATTACGTGTAATTTCTCCAGAGACAGCTATTCCAGAAATGCCCGTTTTTAATATATCTGTAACGTCTTCTGTAGTAATACCGCCAATACCAATAATTGGTGTTTTAGTTTTTAGTGCTTCTATAATTGAAGTATAACCACTTATACCTAAAACCGGGCTTAAATTGTCTTTGGTGATTGTATATCTAAATGGACCCAAACCAATATAATCCACTTCTTTGCTTATCAATGTTTCGCAATCATGTAATGTATTTGCTGTTCCTCCAATAATTTGCCAAGAATATAAGTTTGGTCTAGCTATAGTAGGACATGAATCTGTTTTTCCTAAATGGACTCCATCTGCTTTTACCTCTTTTGCTATTTTATAGTGATCGTTAATGATCAATCTTGTCTGAAAATGAGCTGTAATCTCTCTAGCTTCTTCAGCAAATTTTAGAAGTTTCTTTTCTGAAATATTTTTTAATCGTAACTGT
Coding sequences:
- a CDS encoding EamA family transporter, translated to MWMYLGLLAALFLGLHNLCKKHAVQGNEVFPVLLGTISSGFLLLLPFFIGSHYYPEYTKKIGFHITTISWETHGYIFIKSMIMTTSWVLAYQALKHLPITIVTPIRSAGPFFTFIGAILIYQEKPNLLQWIGFFLIIFSVVLYSKIGKKEGINFKRNKWIFAIIGATFLGASSGLYDKFLIQSLSLNPQTLQFWFCWYTVLILLVILSLTWFNNKEKRKKFTWRWTIIAVGVLLQTADYFYFKALQDPDALIMLLSAIKRSQILIAVVIGGLVFKEKNKRKKLVPLFGIMIGVFLILYS
- a CDS encoding DUF4251 domain-containing protein, whose product is MRVLVFIFIISGFFIGCNSARKTIEPTAKSKALEAMIANKEFIIESDWMYPQPTSSMNAIANSGLLPPGSTTNNISLIGNPNSLKVHGDSITLDLPFYGERRLSSGQYGGNNGGIVFKGIPDRYEVTKDEKRQRHIIKFTVKNNSESYQGIITLYPNWNSNIVINSTYLTTVQYRGMVSGLEADDAVVTN
- the thiE gene encoding thiamine phosphate synthase: MLIPKLHYISQGKSPKEHIENIQKACTSGAELVQLRLKNISEKKLLKFAEEAREITAHFQTRLIINDHYKIAKEVKADGVHLGKTDSCPTIARPNLYSWQIIGGTANTLHDCETLISKEVDYIGLGPFRYTITKDNLSPVLGISGYTSIIEALKTKTPIIGIGGITTEDVTDILKTGISGIAVSGEITRNFNTIRTFNELLNASSTKEQRHTFK